One Euphorbia lathyris chromosome 1, ddEupLath1.1, whole genome shotgun sequence DNA segment encodes these proteins:
- the LOC136202702 gene encoding pentatricopeptide repeat-containing protein At1g77360, mitochondrial-like produces MGRYKRGKSGDIYHHYDPNSKKHRRSSSSTSPTTRTTANLHSASLNLYTKRPLFPSYLETPNLPPVVKLLCEVIANTPSSSIEPFFDNAGIRVSQSDVEQVLKLSYSFPGSAVKFFRWAGLQLHDNHSPYSWNLVVDLLGKNSLFDSMWDAIKSMKREGLVSLATFASVFGSYILAGKVKEAIMTFDLMDQYGCSRDVVALNSLLSAICRDGKTSDALEFFHVARNVIRPDADTYSILLEGWEKERDVANARKTFAEMVSEIGWNPDNVPAYDTILCTFLMGRDGLNEAIEFMEMMKDRRCGPGMRFFRAVLQECLKATDVRRATLIWEAMVERNGLRPDTELYNSMIALYCYTNNIDAALRFFREMIYNGAFPDRQTYNTLFKFLIKSRNLKEASVMFDEMIKNEFVPDQANCSAAVRVYLHSEEPYMAVKVWKCMIENYELDLEETGNLLVAGLCDLHMDPEAVKYTEDMIRKGIKVSSSSLGKLKQTLIQARKEFVYEALLRK; encoded by the coding sequence ATGGGCCGTTACAAGAGGGGAAAATCGGGTGACATCTACCACCATTACGATCCCAACAGCAAGAAACATCGGCGTTCTTCCTCTTCCACCTCACCAACAACAAGAACAACTGCCAATCTCCATTCTGCTTCTCTTAATCTCTACACTAAACGCCCACTTTTCCCTTCCTATCTAGAAACCCCAAATCTCCCTCCCGTAGTTAAGCTCCTTTGCGAAGTAATTGCCAACACCCCTTCTTCATCCATTGAACCCTTCTTTGACAACGCCGGGATCCGCGTTTCCCAGTCTGATGTCGAGCAAGTCCTTAAGCTATCCTACTCCTTCCCTGGCTCTGCCGTTAAGTTTTTCCGCTGGGCTGGTCTTCAGCTTCATGATAATCATAGCCCTTACTCTTGGAATCTTGTTGTTGATCTTTTAGGTAAGAATTCTTTGTTTGATTCTATGTGGGATGCTATTAAGTCTATGAAACGAGAAGGGTTGGTTTCTTTAGCCACTTTTGCTTCTGTTTTTGGTAGTTATATACTTGCTGGTAAAGTGAAAGAAGCTATTATGACTTTCGATCTTATGGATCAATATGGGTGTAGCCGTGATGTTGTAGCATTGAATTCGTTATTAAGTGCTATTTGTAGAGATGGGAAGACTTCTGATGCTCTTGAGTTTTTCCATGTGGCCAGGAATGTCATTAGGCCTGATGCTGATACCTATAGCATTTTGTTGGAAGGGTGGGAGAAAGAAAGGGATGTTGCTAATGCTAGAAAAACTTTTGCAGAGATGGTCAGTGAGATTGGTTGGAATCCTGATAATGTTCCAGCTTATGATACAATTTTGTGCACTTTTCTTATGGGCCGTGATGGGTTGAATGAGGCTATTGAGTTTATGGAGATGATGAAGGATAGAAGGTGTGGTCCAGGAATGAGATTTTTCAGAGCAGTTCTGCAAGAATGCTTGAAGGCTACTGATGTTAGAAGAGCTACGTTGATTTGGGAGGCAATGGTGGAGAGAAATGGTTTGAGGCCTGATACTGAATTGTACAATTCGATGATTGCTTTATATTGTTATACTAACAATATTGATGCGGCACTAAGATTTTTTAGAGAGATGATATATAATGGGGCCTTTCCTGATAGGCAAACATATAATACGTTGTTCAAGTTCTTGATTAAGAGCAGGAATTTGAAGGAGGCATCAGTTATGTTTGATGAAATGATTAAAAATGAGTTCGTTCCTGATCAGGCAAATTGCAGTGCAGCGGTAAGGGTGTATCTGCATTCTGAGGAACCCTATATGGCAGTCAAAGTTTGGAAATGCATGATAGAGAATTATGAATTAGATTTGGAGGAGACTGGAAATTTGTTGGTTGCTGGGCTCTGTGATCTCCATATGGATCCTGAAGCAGTAAAGTATACCGAGGACATGATAAGAAAAGGAATCAaggtttcttcttcctctttaggaaAATTGAAACAGACCCTTATTCAAGCAAGAAAGGAGTTTGTATACGAGGCACTTCTGAGAAAGTAG